A single region of the Streptomyces virginiae genome encodes:
- a CDS encoding biliverdin-producing heme oxygenase, protein MDAFSTVIRVASHEQHTEAETSTFMSDLLGGRLGVDAYTRYTEQLWFVYRALEDAAESLKDDPVAGPFIRPELMRVAEIERDLTHLLGPDWRESVTALPATRAYADRVARCAAEWPGGYVAHHYTRYLGDLSGGQIIRDKAERTWGFERKGDGVRFYVFSDISNPAAFKRSYRELLDAIAADDLEKQRIIDECKRAFDFNGAVFRELGEQFPLSA, encoded by the coding sequence TTGGACGCCTTCTCTACGGTCATCCGCGTCGCCTCGCACGAGCAGCACACCGAGGCCGAGACGTCGACCTTCATGAGCGACCTGCTGGGTGGACGACTCGGAGTGGACGCCTACACGCGCTACACCGAGCAGCTGTGGTTCGTGTACCGGGCCCTGGAGGACGCGGCCGAATCCCTCAAGGACGATCCGGTGGCCGGCCCGTTCATCCGGCCCGAGCTCATGCGCGTCGCCGAGATCGAGCGCGACCTCACCCACCTGCTGGGTCCGGATTGGCGCGAGAGCGTGACGGCCCTGCCCGCGACGCGCGCGTACGCCGACCGGGTGGCCCGGTGCGCCGCCGAGTGGCCGGGCGGGTACGTCGCCCACCACTACACCCGCTACCTCGGCGACCTGTCCGGCGGCCAGATCATCCGCGACAAGGCCGAGCGCACGTGGGGCTTCGAGCGCAAGGGCGACGGCGTCCGCTTCTACGTCTTCTCGGACATCTCCAACCCGGCCGCCTTCAAGCGGAGCTACCGCGAGCTGCTGGACGCCATCGCCGCGGACGACCTGGAGAAGCAGCGCATCATCGACGAGTGCAAGCGTGCCTTCGACTTCAACGGCGCGGTCTTCCGCGAACTGGGCGAGCAGTTCCCGCTCAGCGCGTAG
- a CDS encoding FecCD family ABC transporter permease, which produces MLTAALVAVLALLALVSAGTGAYDIPLGDVLASVQHHLGLGGAPLDRVGESVLWNVRLPRVVLALLVGAGLGCAGALMQGVFGNPLAEPGVIGISAGAAVGAVAAIGLGLSFFGNWTITVCAFVAGLITVSSVYLLSRNGGRTEVVTLILTGIAVNAFAGALIGLFVFFADSGQVNQITFWQLGSLAQATWPKVLAVLPCAVAGLLIAPLYSRRLDLLSLGERPARHLGIDVERLRLSLILVVALLTAAAVAVAGVITFIGLLVPHLLRMANGPGHRFLVPGSALAGAVVLVAGDLAARTIAQPAELPLGVLTALLGSPFFFWLLRRTRRKQGGWA; this is translated from the coding sequence CTGCTCACCGCCGCCCTCGTCGCCGTCCTCGCCCTCCTCGCCCTCGTCTCCGCGGGAACCGGCGCCTACGACATCCCCCTCGGCGATGTCCTCGCCTCCGTCCAGCACCACCTCGGTCTCGGCGGCGCCCCCCTCGACCGGGTCGGCGAGAGCGTGCTGTGGAACGTCCGCCTCCCCCGCGTCGTGCTCGCCCTGCTCGTCGGCGCCGGCCTGGGCTGCGCGGGCGCGCTCATGCAGGGCGTCTTCGGCAACCCCCTCGCCGAGCCCGGCGTCATCGGCATCTCGGCCGGCGCCGCCGTCGGCGCGGTCGCAGCCATCGGCCTCGGCCTCAGCTTCTTCGGCAACTGGACCATCACCGTCTGCGCGTTCGTCGCGGGCCTGATCACCGTCAGCTCGGTCTACCTCCTCTCCCGCAACGGCGGACGGACGGAGGTCGTCACCCTCATCCTCACCGGCATCGCCGTCAACGCCTTCGCCGGCGCCCTCATCGGCCTGTTCGTCTTCTTCGCGGACAGCGGACAGGTCAACCAGATCACCTTCTGGCAGCTCGGCTCCCTCGCCCAGGCCACCTGGCCCAAGGTCCTCGCCGTCCTGCCGTGCGCCGTCGCCGGCCTGCTGATCGCCCCCCTCTACTCCCGCCGGCTCGACCTGCTCTCCCTCGGCGAACGCCCGGCCCGCCACCTCGGCATCGACGTCGAGCGGCTGCGCCTCTCCCTCATCCTGGTCGTCGCGCTGCTCACCGCCGCCGCCGTCGCCGTGGCCGGTGTCATCACCTTCATCGGCCTGCTCGTCCCGCACCTGCTGCGCATGGCCAACGGCCCCGGTCACCGCTTCCTGGTCCCCGGCAGCGCCTTGGCCGGCGCCGTCGTCCTGGTCGCGGGCGACCTGGCCGCCCGGACCATCGCCCAGCCCGCCGAGCTGCCGCTCGGTGTACTGACCGCCCTGCTCGGCAGCCCCTTCTTCTTCTGGCTGCTGCGCCGCACCCGCCGCAAGCAAGGAGGTTGGGCGTGA
- the npdG gene encoding NADPH-dependent F420 reductase has protein sequence MTSSDNTQKPPVKDPWELPDVSGLVVGVLGGTGDQGRGLAYRLARAGQKVIIGSRAADRARTAAEELGLGVEGADNAECARRSDIVIIAVPWEGHAKTLEALREDLAGKLVVDCVNPLGFDKQGAYALQVEEGSAAQQAAALLPDSRVTAAFHHLSAVLLQDESIDEIDTDVMVLGEVRADTDIVQALAARIPGMRGVFAGRLRNAHQVESLVANLISTNRRYKAHAGLRITDV, from the coding sequence ATGACTTCCTCAGACAACACGCAGAAGCCGCCGGTCAAGGACCCGTGGGAGCTGCCGGACGTGTCCGGCCTCGTCGTCGGCGTCCTCGGCGGCACCGGTGACCAGGGCCGGGGCCTGGCCTACCGGCTCGCCAGGGCCGGCCAGAAGGTGATCATCGGCTCCCGTGCCGCCGACCGCGCGCGGACCGCGGCCGAGGAGCTGGGCCTGGGCGTCGAGGGCGCCGACAACGCCGAGTGCGCGCGCCGCAGCGACATCGTGATCATCGCGGTGCCGTGGGAGGGCCACGCCAAGACCCTCGAAGCGCTGCGCGAGGACCTCGCGGGCAAGCTCGTGGTGGACTGCGTCAACCCGCTCGGCTTCGACAAGCAGGGCGCGTACGCCCTCCAGGTCGAGGAGGGCAGTGCCGCCCAGCAGGCCGCCGCCCTGCTGCCGGACTCCCGCGTCACCGCCGCCTTCCACCACCTCTCGGCCGTCCTGCTCCAGGACGAGTCGATCGACGAGATCGACACCGACGTGATGGTCCTCGGCGAGGTCCGCGCCGACACGGACATCGTCCAGGCCCTGGCCGCCCGCATCCCCGGCATGCGCGGCGTCTTCGCCGGCCGCCTGCGCAACGCCCACCAGGTCGAATCCCTGGTGGCCAACCTCATCTCCACCAACCGCCGCTACAAGGCCCACGCGGGCCTGCGCATCACGGACGTCTGA
- a CDS encoding TerD family protein encodes MQEISKGANVSLNALSEDAGAVVVSLGWTSATGEGDADVSVLLLDENGKIRSENDFYFYNHPAAADGSVQLLGKTPTSNGDEDRISVDLTAVPEDVARIVVAASQYGGARFGDLDDLRMTVADRSGEPLVGYSIEDAGVETAFIFGELYRRGEEWKFRAVGQGYETGLAGLATDFGIEVLEDSEPATEPAAAPEAASATTVPAPPEVGDATAAPEATTAATTVATAPASATVPAQTRGRAPRTTKKKVTLPKVAKKSLAENDSWRTARLFPVPSLKSDKEREVRATSVLLSVMAEVPELGRRLTAGFGAPAGRMQTFTEVPLPHGDTPRRPDGVIRVERAGKLWTALVETKTHGNPLKDEQVQQYMDIAARRGYEAVITLSNDVALDGSPVVDVKIDGRRKHKVSLWHLSWAEVAHQAQMLIRHEGVGNAAHAWLLQELLEYLQHENSGCHGFQNMGPAWVPVRKGIEDETISPDDERAVDVVESWERLIRQVCLRLGGELGQKALPVQRTRRDSDPRARRVAAAGALCADGRLSAELRIDGTSSVIAVTADLRTGKVRTSVDIPAPEGSYPLAMVKRLLRALAEAPADLHVQSLVEGGNGPRGTLERLRPEPGDLLPKDGSAPTGFRLSLIKGMGSTRGNTESGFIRGVDAAVDRFYHGVVAHLGAVEARSGRRG; translated from the coding sequence ATGCAGGAGATCTCCAAGGGCGCGAACGTCAGCCTGAACGCCCTCAGCGAGGACGCCGGGGCGGTCGTCGTGAGCCTGGGCTGGACCAGCGCCACCGGAGAGGGCGATGCCGACGTCTCCGTCCTGCTCCTGGACGAGAACGGCAAGATCCGCAGCGAGAACGACTTCTACTTCTACAACCACCCCGCCGCCGCGGACGGAAGCGTCCAGCTCCTGGGCAAGACGCCGACCTCGAACGGCGACGAGGACCGCATCAGCGTGGACCTCACCGCCGTTCCCGAGGACGTGGCACGGATCGTGGTGGCGGCCAGCCAGTACGGCGGGGCGCGCTTCGGGGATCTCGACGATCTGCGGATGACGGTCGCGGACCGGTCGGGGGAGCCGCTCGTCGGGTACTCCATCGAGGACGCGGGTGTGGAGACGGCCTTCATCTTCGGTGAGCTGTACCGGCGCGGCGAGGAGTGGAAGTTCCGGGCCGTGGGCCAGGGGTACGAGACCGGCCTCGCCGGGCTGGCCACGGACTTCGGCATCGAGGTACTGGAGGACAGCGAGCCGGCGACGGAACCGGCGGCGGCGCCGGAAGCCGCGAGCGCCACCACCGTGCCCGCGCCGCCGGAGGTGGGCGACGCGACGGCCGCGCCCGAGGCCACGACCGCGGCCACCACCGTGGCCACGGCTCCGGCGAGCGCCACCGTGCCCGCCCAGACCCGCGGCCGCGCACCCCGCACGACGAAGAAGAAGGTCACCCTGCCCAAGGTGGCCAAGAAGTCCCTCGCCGAGAACGACTCCTGGCGCACGGCGCGGCTGTTCCCCGTGCCGTCCCTCAAGAGCGACAAGGAGCGCGAGGTCCGGGCGACCTCCGTCCTGCTGTCCGTCATGGCGGAGGTGCCCGAGCTGGGCCGCCGCCTCACCGCCGGATTCGGGGCACCGGCCGGTCGTATGCAGACCTTCACCGAGGTCCCCCTCCCCCACGGCGACACCCCGAGGCGGCCCGACGGCGTGATCCGGGTGGAACGCGCGGGCAAGCTGTGGACGGCCCTCGTCGAGACGAAGACGCACGGCAACCCGCTCAAGGACGAGCAGGTCCAGCAGTACATGGACATCGCCGCACGCCGCGGCTACGAGGCGGTGATCACGCTCTCCAACGACGTGGCCCTGGACGGCTCACCCGTGGTCGACGTCAAGATCGACGGGCGGCGCAAGCACAAGGTCAGCCTCTGGCACCTGTCCTGGGCCGAGGTGGCCCATCAGGCCCAGATGCTGATCCGCCACGAGGGGGTCGGCAACGCCGCCCACGCCTGGCTCCTCCAGGAACTCCTGGAATACCTCCAGCACGAGAACTCGGGCTGCCACGGATTCCAGAACATGGGCCCCGCCTGGGTGCCCGTGCGCAAGGGCATCGAGGACGAGACCATCAGCCCCGACGACGAGCGCGCCGTCGACGTCGTCGAGAGCTGGGAGCGGCTGATCCGCCAGGTCTGCCTGCGCCTGGGCGGCGAGTTGGGGCAGAAGGCCCTGCCGGTGCAGCGGACCCGGCGCGACAGCGATCCGCGGGCCCGTCGGGTCGCGGCGGCCGGGGCGCTCTGCGCCGACGGAAGGCTGTCGGCCGAACTGCGCATCGACGGGACGAGTTCCGTCATCGCCGTCACCGCCGACCTGCGGACCGGCAAGGTGCGGACCTCCGTGGACATCCCCGCCCCTGAGGGTTCGTACCCGCTGGCCATGGTGAAGCGGCTGCTGAGGGCGCTGGCCGAAGCGCCGGCGGATCTGCACGTCCAGAGCCTGGTGGAGGGCGGGAACGGGCCGCGCGGCACCTTGGAACGGCTGCGCCCGGAGCCCGGCGATCTGCTGCCCAAGGACGGGTCCGCGCCGACCGGGTTCCGGTTGTCGCTGATCAAGGGGATGGGCAGCACCCGGGGCAACACGGAGTCCGGTTTCATCCGCGGCGTCGACGCCGCGGTCGACCGCTTCTACCACGGTGTGGTGGCCCACCTGGGGGCCGTCGAGGCGCGAAGCGGCCGTCGGGGCTGA
- a CDS encoding HtaA domain-containing protein yields MPTRPVRTFAVALLAALLGALLPATAAQAGTVQGGRLDWGIKSSFQSYVTGPVAKGGFKLKSGAATVGGSLFRFHSAAGSYDPDSGAFEASYSGGVTFQGHQKPDGVYELDMTISRPTVKISGGKGTLYVDVSSKAKDSGAVTDQSQVAFASLGVGGINMKGGASPLSLTNLPATLTAEGAKAFAGYYGAGTQLDPVSLSADVKTTPAAEPAPSATTAQPSATAQTSQAPGAFADAAVDWGVRRTFREYVTGSVGQGRWTLAEGAQDGGALFRFPQGKGSFDGAKGTLDAAFAGTVRFTGAHLDLTLGKMSVKVENGKGVLSADVTTGGQTKNAVPLVEFDAKALKTEGKLATLTEVPAILTEGGSQAFNSMYKAGTEMDPVSLAVALDATAQLPALPDLGSTASPAPASASPSAEPAPAVAAKATESSNTGLFVALAVAVLLLAGGGTFLVVRKRRTAAASPTPTDTPR; encoded by the coding sequence ATGCCCACGAGACCCGTCCGTACGTTCGCCGTCGCCCTGTTGGCGGCCCTGCTGGGTGCGCTGCTCCCGGCGACCGCCGCTCAGGCCGGCACCGTACAGGGGGGTCGACTCGACTGGGGCATCAAATCGTCTTTCCAGAGTTATGTCACGGGTCCGGTGGCAAAAGGTGGTTTCAAGCTGAAGAGTGGCGCGGCCACCGTGGGTGGCAGTCTCTTCCGCTTCCATTCCGCGGCCGGATCCTACGACCCCGACTCCGGCGCCTTCGAGGCCTCCTACTCGGGCGGGGTGACCTTCCAGGGCCACCAGAAGCCCGACGGTGTCTACGAACTGGACATGACGATCAGTCGCCCGACCGTCAAGATCTCCGGCGGCAAGGGCACCCTGTACGTCGACGTCTCCAGCAAGGCCAAGGACAGCGGCGCGGTCACCGACCAGTCGCAGGTCGCCTTCGCCTCGCTCGGCGTCGGCGGCATCAACATGAAGGGCGGCGCGAGCCCGCTGTCCCTCACGAACCTCCCGGCCACCCTCACCGCGGAAGGTGCCAAGGCCTTCGCCGGCTACTACGGCGCCGGCACCCAGCTCGACCCCGTCTCGCTCTCCGCCGACGTCAAGACCACCCCGGCCGCCGAGCCCGCGCCGTCGGCCACGACCGCGCAGCCGAGCGCCACCGCGCAGACCTCGCAGGCGCCGGGAGCCTTCGCCGACGCCGCCGTCGACTGGGGGGTGCGCCGCACCTTCCGTGAGTACGTCACCGGTTCGGTCGGCCAGGGCAGGTGGACCCTCGCCGAGGGCGCCCAGGACGGCGGCGCACTCTTCCGCTTCCCGCAGGGCAAGGGCTCGTTCGACGGCGCGAAGGGCACGCTTGACGCGGCCTTCGCCGGTACGGTCCGGTTCACCGGCGCCCACCTGGACCTCACCCTCGGCAAGATGAGCGTGAAGGTGGAGAACGGCAAGGGCGTCCTGTCCGCGGACGTCACCACCGGCGGTCAGACGAAGAACGCCGTCCCGCTCGTGGAGTTCGACGCCAAGGCCCTGAAGACCGAGGGCAAGCTGGCGACCCTGACCGAAGTCCCGGCCATCCTCACCGAGGGCGGCTCCCAAGCCTTCAACTCCATGTACAAGGCCGGCACCGAGATGGACCCCGTCTCGCTCGCCGTCGCCCTGGACGCCACCGCCCAACTGCCCGCCCTGCCCGACCTGGGCTCGACGGCCTCGCCCGCCCCCGCGTCCGCGTCGCCGTCCGCCGAGCCCGCTCCCGCCGTCGCCGCGAAGGCCACGGAGTCCTCGAACACCGGGCTCTTCGTCGCCCTCGCCGTGGCCGTCCTGCTCCTGGCCGGCGGTGGCACCTTCCTGGTGGTGCGCAAGCGTCGTACGGCGGCCGCCTCGCCGACGCCGACCGACACGCCCCGGTAG
- a CDS encoding heme/hemin ABC transporter substrate-binding protein — MPTPAASTRFPRLAVAVAALALALTACGGTATNPGSSAPSAAAVPDRLEPLPTPQPALPVTVPSVDGTQVTITSADRVVPLSGSLNEIVHTLGLGKQVVARDITATFEQAAQLPVVTRGHDVSAESVLSLRPTLVIAETTSGPGEAIQQIRDAGVPLLVIAPAKGLDDVPKRIDAVAAALGVKEAGTQLNQRTADRIAAARRNVPAATAEQPRVAFLYLRGTASVYLLGGSDSGAASLLEAAGAVDTGKESGLGKDFTPITSEALAAAAPDAILVMSKGLESVGGIDGLVKIPGVAQTPAGMDRRVVTIDDGVLLNYGPRTDQVLSSLVTQLYGKGA, encoded by the coding sequence GTGCCTACGCCCGCCGCGTCAACCCGCTTTCCCCGTCTCGCAGTTGCCGTGGCAGCACTGGCACTCGCGCTGACGGCTTGCGGAGGTACGGCCACCAACCCGGGCTCATCCGCCCCGAGCGCAGCCGCGGTCCCGGACCGACTGGAACCGCTCCCGACGCCACAGCCCGCCCTGCCGGTCACCGTGCCCTCGGTCGACGGCACCCAGGTCACGATCACGTCCGCGGACCGGGTCGTCCCCCTCAGCGGCAGCCTCAACGAGATCGTCCACACGCTGGGCCTCGGCAAGCAGGTCGTCGCCCGGGACATCACGGCCACCTTCGAACAGGCCGCCCAGCTGCCGGTGGTGACACGTGGACACGACGTCTCCGCGGAGAGCGTCCTGTCCCTGCGCCCCACCCTCGTCATCGCGGAGACCACCAGCGGCCCGGGAGAAGCGATCCAGCAGATCCGCGACGCCGGCGTACCCCTCCTGGTCATCGCCCCCGCCAAGGGACTGGACGACGTCCCGAAGCGGATCGACGCCGTGGCCGCCGCCCTCGGCGTCAAGGAGGCCGGCACGCAGCTGAACCAGCGCACCGCGGACCGGATCGCCGCCGCCCGCCGAAACGTTCCCGCCGCCACGGCCGAGCAGCCCCGGGTGGCCTTCCTCTACCTCCGCGGCACCGCCTCCGTCTACCTGTTGGGCGGCTCGGACTCCGGAGCGGCCTCGCTCCTCGAAGCGGCCGGCGCGGTCGACACCGGCAAGGAGTCCGGCCTCGGCAAGGACTTCACACCGATCACCAGCGAGGCCTTGGCGGCCGCCGCCCCCGACGCGATCCTGGTCATGTCCAAGGGCCTCGAATCGGTCGGCGGCATCGACGGCCTGGTCAAGATCCCGGGCGTCGCCCAGACCCCGGCCGGCATGGACCGCCGCGTGGTCACGATCGACGACGGCGTCCTCCTCAACTACGGCCCCCGCACCGACCAGGTCCTCTCCTCCCTGGTCACCCAGCTCTACGGGAAGGGCGCCTGA
- a CDS encoding heme ABC transporter ATP-binding protein: protein MTGLLARGRRTVPPRPAPGDAVAEAVDLHLRLGQREVLAGIDLTARAGEVLALVGPNGAGKSTLLGALAADLPAASGVIRIDGRPVADWSAPELALRRSVLPQSAALSFPFPVEDVVRMGRAPWAGTPLAEADEEAVAVAMAATEVTDFAARPFSALSGGERARVALARVLAQRAPLLLLDEPTAALDLRHQELVLRICRERAAAGDAVVVVLHDLGLAAAYADRAAVLHDGRIAADGPPAEVFEGELLSRVYRQPVEVLPHPRTGAPLVVPVRA from the coding sequence CTGACCGGGCTGCTCGCCCGTGGTCGCCGGACCGTCCCGCCCCGCCCCGCCCCGGGCGACGCCGTCGCCGAGGCCGTGGACCTGCACCTGCGGCTCGGGCAGCGCGAGGTCCTGGCCGGGATCGACCTGACCGCCCGGGCCGGCGAGGTGCTGGCCCTGGTCGGCCCCAACGGCGCGGGCAAGTCCACGCTGCTGGGCGCTCTCGCCGCCGATCTGCCCGCCGCCTCCGGGGTGATCCGGATCGACGGCCGCCCGGTGGCCGACTGGAGCGCCCCGGAGCTCGCGTTGCGTCGCTCCGTACTCCCCCAGTCGGCCGCACTGTCCTTCCCCTTCCCGGTGGAGGACGTCGTACGGATGGGTCGCGCGCCCTGGGCCGGCACCCCCCTCGCCGAGGCCGACGAGGAGGCGGTGGCCGTCGCCATGGCCGCCACCGAGGTCACGGACTTCGCCGCGCGCCCCTTCTCCGCTCTCTCCGGCGGCGAGCGGGCCCGGGTCGCGCTGGCCCGCGTACTGGCCCAGCGGGCCCCGCTGCTGCTGCTCGACGAACCGACCGCCGCCCTCGACCTGCGCCACCAGGAGCTCGTGCTGCGCATCTGCCGGGAGCGGGCCGCGGCCGGGGACGCGGTCGTCGTCGTCCTGCACGACCTGGGGCTCGCCGCCGCCTACGCGGACCGGGCCGCCGTCCTGCACGACGGGCGGATCGCCGCTGACGGCCCGCCGGCCGAGGTGTTCGAGGGCGAGCTGTTGAGCCGGGTCTACCGGCAGCCGGTGGAGGTGCTCCCGCACCCCCGCACCGGGGCCCCGCTGGTCGTCCCCGTCCGGGCTTGA
- the map gene encoding type I methionyl aminopeptidase, whose translation MSGQSLLVPGELSPVRSVPGNIRRPEYVGKPAPTPYTGPEVQTAETIEAMRVAGRIAAQAMEEAAKLIAPGVTTDELDRVAHAYMCDHGAYPSTLGYRGFPKSLCSSVNEVICHGIPDSTVLRDGDIVNLDVTAYIGGVHGDNNATYLCGEVDEESRLLVERTREALNRAIKAVKPGRQINIIGRVIESYAKRFGYGVVRDFTGHGINSSFHSGLIVPHYDSPHATTVIEPGMTFTIEPMLTLGTHEYDMWEDGWTVVTKDRKRTAQFEHTLVVTDSGAEILTLP comes from the coding sequence ATGTCTGGCCAGTCGCTGCTCGTACCAGGCGAGCTCTCTCCCGTCCGTTCCGTTCCCGGAAACATCCGCCGGCCCGAGTACGTCGGCAAGCCCGCGCCCACTCCGTACACCGGACCGGAGGTGCAGACGGCCGAGACCATCGAGGCCATGCGCGTCGCCGGTCGGATCGCCGCCCAGGCGATGGAGGAGGCCGCGAAGCTGATCGCGCCGGGGGTGACCACCGACGAGCTCGACCGGGTCGCCCACGCGTACATGTGCGACCACGGCGCCTACCCCTCGACGCTCGGTTACCGGGGCTTCCCCAAGTCGCTGTGTTCCTCCGTGAACGAGGTCATCTGCCACGGCATCCCCGATTCCACCGTCCTGCGCGACGGCGACATCGTGAACCTCGACGTGACCGCGTACATCGGCGGCGTGCACGGCGACAACAACGCGACCTACCTGTGCGGGGAGGTGGACGAGGAGTCGCGACTGCTGGTGGAGCGCACCCGGGAGGCGCTGAACCGGGCCATCAAGGCCGTCAAGCCGGGCCGCCAGATCAACATCATCGGCCGGGTCATCGAGTCGTACGCGAAGCGCTTCGGCTACGGCGTGGTCCGGGACTTCACCGGCCACGGCATCAACTCGTCCTTCCACTCCGGTCTGATCGTCCCGCACTACGACAGCCCGCACGCCACCACCGTCATCGAGCCCGGCATGACCTTCACCATCGAACCGATGCTGACGCTGGGCACCCACGAGTACGACATGTGGGAGGACGGCTGGACGGTCGTCACCAAGGACCGCAAGCGCACGGCGCAGTTCGAGCACACGCTGGTGGTGACGGACTCGGGCGCGGAGATCCTCACCCTCCCGTAG
- a CDS encoding HtaA domain-containing protein — translation MSSIRRPISLAAAVLTAAALGATAFALPATAAGGPPTEPMKITGGTLDWGVLASYRAYVTGMAKGTITVADGAKQNEDGTLRFVEPTGAYEPANGHVVKAAFRGSVTFSSPAPPTGHGFEVKLSDIRIDTGTKKLTADVTKGGTTTQDVPMATVAFTGRSMTNLATTLTQEAADALGSAGYKDKPGDPLNAKLEFETPAPEPTPSTTTKNPTPPADDTQKVLSGKLTWGVKESFRKYVLSAGSITPAGGAAKNGDTFDFAFGKGDLDVKKQKLNASFQGSLRFQYAAHGIDMTFGNPRVEATGKTGTLYVDVTNGSGAKTGLRFATLDLSKTDYKTKNGLLALNAVPAAFTAEGAAAFASDTMGSMYKAGDPMDPLSFAVAVDKDVVLPPTTGGSTGGTTGGTTGGTTGGSNGGTTGGTTGSTIGGTGGTGGTVGGGSSSVGGNLADTGAEIPAGALLTTSGVVIVAGAGAVYLARRRRTTQV, via the coding sequence ATGTCGTCCATCCGACGCCCGATCTCCCTCGCGGCCGCGGTCCTGACCGCCGCGGCGCTCGGCGCCACCGCCTTCGCCCTGCCCGCCACCGCCGCGGGCGGCCCGCCCACCGAACCGATGAAGATCACCGGCGGCACCCTCGACTGGGGCGTGCTCGCGAGCTACCGCGCCTATGTGACCGGCATGGCCAAGGGCACCATCACCGTCGCGGACGGGGCCAAGCAGAACGAGGACGGCACCCTGCGCTTCGTCGAGCCGACCGGTGCGTACGAGCCGGCCAACGGGCACGTGGTGAAGGCGGCCTTCAGGGGCAGCGTCACCTTCTCCTCGCCCGCCCCGCCGACCGGCCACGGCTTCGAGGTCAAGCTCTCGGACATCCGTATCGACACCGGGACCAAGAAGCTCACCGCGGACGTCACCAAGGGCGGCACGACCACCCAGGACGTGCCCATGGCCACCGTGGCCTTCACCGGCCGGTCGATGACCAACCTGGCGACCACGCTCACCCAGGAGGCCGCGGACGCGCTCGGTTCGGCGGGCTACAAGGACAAGCCGGGCGACCCGCTCAACGCCAAGCTGGAGTTCGAGACCCCGGCCCCCGAGCCGACCCCGTCCACCACCACCAAGAACCCGACTCCTCCGGCCGACGACACGCAGAAGGTGCTCAGCGGCAAGCTGACGTGGGGCGTGAAGGAGTCCTTCCGCAAGTACGTGCTGAGCGCGGGCTCGATCACCCCGGCCGGCGGTGCCGCCAAGAACGGCGACACCTTCGACTTCGCCTTCGGCAAGGGCGACCTGGACGTCAAGAAGCAGAAGCTGAACGCCTCCTTCCAGGGCAGCCTCCGCTTCCAGTACGCGGCCCACGGCATCGACATGACCTTCGGCAACCCGCGCGTCGAGGCGACCGGCAAGACCGGCACCCTCTACGTGGACGTCACGAACGGCTCCGGCGCCAAGACCGGCCTCCGCTTCGCCACGCTCGACCTGTCGAAGACCGACTACAAGACCAAGAACGGCCTCCTGGCCCTGAACGCGGTCCCGGCGGCCTTCACCGCCGAGGGCGCGGCCGCCTTCGCCAGCGACACCATGGGCTCCATGTACAAGGCGGGCGACCCGATGGACCCGCTCAGCTTCGCCGTGGCGGTGGACAAGGACGTCGTCCTCCCGCCCACGACGGGCGGGTCGACGGGTGGCACGACAGGTGGCACGACGGGTGGCACGACGGGTGGGTCGAACGGCGGCACCACGGGCGGTACGACCGGCAGCACCATCGGCGGCACCGGCGGTACGGGAGGCACCGTCGGCGGCGGCTCCTCCTCCGTCGGCGGCAACCTCGCCGACACCGGCGCCGAGATCCCGGCCGGGGCCCTGCTCACCACCTCCGGCGTGGTGATCGTGGCCGGCGCGGGCGCCGTGTACCTCGCGCGCAGGCGCCGTACGACCCAGGTCTGA
- a CDS encoding PhzF family phenazine biosynthesis protein, with translation MNDLDVLKVFCAGDGRFGNLLGVVRDGRTCPDDASRQALAAELGYSETVFVDDPERGVVDIRTPGTRMSFAGHPLVGVAWLLDIEELQPPVGSVWSRDDGEFTWITARPEWVEGKRTEQYGSVAEVEALPTPPPGEGWLYAWAWEDEAAGRVRARGFPRRPDGVIAEDEATGSAAILLTAQLNRALNITQGAGSQILTAPGPDGTVEIGGRVRFAPTRDTP, from the coding sequence GTGAACGATCTCGACGTGTTGAAGGTCTTCTGCGCGGGTGACGGCCGCTTCGGCAACCTGCTCGGTGTCGTACGCGACGGCCGGACCTGCCCCGACGATGCGTCGCGGCAGGCCCTGGCCGCCGAACTCGGCTACAGCGAGACGGTGTTCGTCGACGACCCCGAGCGCGGGGTCGTCGACATCCGCACCCCCGGCACACGGATGTCCTTCGCGGGACACCCGCTGGTCGGGGTCGCGTGGTTGCTGGACATCGAGGAGCTCCAGCCGCCCGTCGGATCCGTATGGTCGCGTGACGACGGGGAGTTCACCTGGATCACGGCCCGGCCCGAGTGGGTCGAGGGCAAGCGCACCGAGCAGTACGGATCCGTCGCCGAGGTCGAGGCGCTGCCCACCCCGCCGCCCGGCGAGGGCTGGTTGTACGCCTGGGCCTGGGAGGACGAGGCCGCGGGCCGCGTGCGCGCCCGGGGCTTTCCGCGCCGCCCCGACGGGGTCATCGCCGAGGACGAGGCCACCGGCTCGGCGGCGATCCTGCTGACGGCCCAGCTGAACCGCGCCCTGAACATCACCCAGGGCGCCGGCTCCCAGATCCTCACCGCCCCCGGCCCGGACGGCACCGTGGAGATCGGCGGCCGCGTCCGCTTCGCCCCGACCCGGGACACCCCCTAG